One stretch of Pelmatolapia mariae isolate MD_Pm_ZW linkage group LG3_W, Pm_UMD_F_2, whole genome shotgun sequence DNA includes these proteins:
- the LOC134623794 gene encoding butyrophilin-like protein 10, which produces MLAVIGQTQDIVLPCKLDHPMDVVDETVEWSRSDLSPRFVHLWRSGEDLLIGQNPSYKNRTSVSIEKLKTGDASLKLTKVRLSDEGTYRCIIPELKPESSVELVVEADIQIIKVSPRVLECKSKGWYPEPEVFWLESEGKIITAGSKEMFRGSDDLYVLSSRLTLEKGHSNNITCRIQQNNQHREAKIHVPG; this is translated from the exons ATGTTGGCAGTAATTGGTCAGACTCAAGACATTGTCCTGCCATGCAAATTGGATCATCCTATGGATGTCGTGGACGAGACGGTAGAGTGGTCAAGATCTGACCTGAGTCCCAGATTTGTCCATCTGTGGCGGTCAGGTGAAGatcttctgattggccaaaaCCCATCCTACAAGAACAGAACGTCAGTGTCCATTGAGAAACTGAAAACAGGAGATGCATCACTGAAACTCACCAAAGTGAGGCTGTCAGATGAAGGAACATACAGGTGCATCATTCCTGAACTGAAACCAGAATCTAGTGTTGAACTTGTTGTTG AAGCTGATATTCAGATAATCAAAGTCAGCCCTAGAGTGTTAGAATGTAAATCCAAAGGCTGGTATCCAGAGCCGGAGGTGTTTTGGCTGGAGAGCGAGGGAAAGATCATCACTGCTGGGTCTAAAGAGATGTTCAGAGGTTCTGATGACCTCTATGTCCTCAGCAGCAGACTGACTCTGGAAAAAGGACACAGCAACAACATCACATGCAGAATCCAACAAAACAACCAGCACAGAGAAGCCAAGATCCATGTTCCAGGTTAA